A single genomic interval of Amycolatopsis albispora harbors:
- a CDS encoding YciI family protein, translating to MPDYIGLLRREEKAVEDLSPDESQRVLERYLAWTDRMDREGRLRASHPLTRTGRVLRQTGGALSTTDGPHTESAEVVGGYIVVTADDYDQAAKIFGTHPHLRYGPIEVRRVADESCSEE from the coding sequence ATGCCCGACTACATCGGCCTGCTCCGCCGCGAAGAGAAGGCCGTCGAGGACCTCAGCCCGGACGAGTCGCAGCGCGTGCTCGAGCGGTACCTGGCCTGGACCGACCGGATGGACCGGGAGGGCCGCCTGCGGGCCAGCCACCCGCTGACCAGGACCGGGCGCGTGCTCCGGCAGACCGGCGGCGCGCTGAGCACCACCGACGGCCCGCACACCGAGTCCGCCGAGGTGGTGGGCGGCTACATCGTCGTCACCGCCGACGACTACGACCAGGCCGCGAAGATCTTCGGCACGCATCCGCACCTGCGGTACGGGCCGATCGAGGTGCGCCGGGTCGCGGACGAAAGCTGCTCGGAGGAATGA
- a CDS encoding MerR family transcriptional regulator, which produces MEWSIQDIARTAGTTSRTLRHYGQVGLLEPTRVGRNGYRYYDERALVRLQRILLLRELGLGLPAIAEVLAGERDPAAALRTHLELLERERDRIGRQIESVRTTLRKTEGGEQLMAEEVFDGFDHSRYKDEVVERWGKDAYEKGDRWWRSLSDAEKKAFQQEQVDIARDFAGALRAGEPADGPVAQAITQRQHDWLAKTVEVSKCYFIGLGELYVSDERFTANYDQHGKGTAAYIRDAMKVYGERNLTD; this is translated from the coding sequence GTGGAGTGGTCGATCCAGGACATCGCCCGCACGGCCGGGACCACCAGCCGGACCCTGCGCCACTACGGGCAGGTGGGGTTGCTGGAACCGACCAGGGTCGGCCGCAACGGTTACCGCTACTACGACGAACGGGCACTGGTGCGCCTGCAGCGGATCCTGCTGCTGCGCGAACTGGGGCTCGGGCTGCCCGCCATCGCCGAGGTGCTGGCGGGCGAGCGGGACCCGGCCGCCGCCCTGCGCACCCATCTCGAGCTGCTCGAACGGGAACGGGACCGGATCGGGCGGCAGATCGAGTCGGTGCGCACGACCCTGCGGAAAACGGAAGGAGGTGAGCAACTGATGGCGGAAGAGGTTTTTGACGGGTTCGACCACAGCCGGTACAAGGACGAGGTCGTCGAGCGCTGGGGCAAGGACGCCTACGAGAAGGGCGACCGCTGGTGGCGGTCACTGAGCGACGCCGAGAAGAAGGCGTTCCAGCAGGAGCAGGTCGACATCGCCCGCGACTTCGCCGGCGCGCTGCGGGCGGGGGAGCCCGCGGACGGGCCGGTCGCGCAGGCCATCACCCAGCGTCAGCACGACTGGCTGGCGAAGACCGTCGAGGTGAGCAAGTGCTACTTCATCGGCCTGGGTGAGCTGTACGTGTCCGACGAGCGGTTCACGGCCAACTACGACCAGCACGGCAAGGGAACCGCGGCGTACATCCGCGACGCGATGAAGGTCTACGGCGAGCGCAACCTCACCGACTAG
- a CDS encoding ATP-binding protein, with protein sequence MDPIRNPFAPGAGQRPPELAGRERELRAFEVVLERVARGRPERSLVLTGLRGVGKTVLLGELRSMAVRHGWGAGKIEARPDAELRRPLSAALHRAIRDLAVRHRAPDRVESVLGVLKAFALRAAKPDAKLRDRWQPGIDVPAAQGRADSGDIEIDLVELFTDVAELAADVGTGVALLIDEIQDLGPDDVSALCASCHELSQSGAPLVVVGAGLPHVPAVLSASKSYSERLFRYARIDRLDREDADRAVLAPIDREEAGIEPEALDALFDASGGYPYFIQAYAKAAWDAAPDDPITVKDVQVAAPEAESELAVGFFGSRYERATPAEREYLLAMAELTQGRDEAASTSDVAVYLGRKPSSLSPARDSLMKKGLVYSAERGRIAFTVPHFGHYLLSRIDD encoded by the coding sequence GTGGACCCCATCCGCAACCCGTTCGCCCCCGGCGCCGGCCAGCGCCCGCCCGAACTCGCGGGGCGGGAGCGCGAACTGCGTGCCTTCGAGGTCGTGCTGGAACGGGTGGCCCGCGGCCGCCCGGAACGCAGCCTGGTGCTGACCGGCCTGCGCGGGGTCGGCAAAACGGTGCTCCTCGGGGAGCTGCGCTCGATGGCGGTCCGGCACGGCTGGGGCGCGGGGAAGATCGAGGCACGGCCGGACGCCGAACTGCGGCGGCCGCTGTCGGCCGCTTTGCATCGGGCCATCCGTGATCTCGCCGTCCGTCACCGCGCGCCCGATCGGGTGGAATCGGTGCTGGGCGTGCTCAAGGCGTTCGCGCTGCGGGCCGCCAAGCCGGACGCGAAGCTGCGTGACCGCTGGCAGCCGGGCATCGACGTGCCCGCCGCGCAGGGGCGCGCGGACTCCGGTGACATCGAGATCGACCTGGTCGAACTGTTCACCGACGTGGCCGAACTGGCCGCGGACGTCGGCACCGGGGTCGCACTGCTGATCGACGAGATCCAGGACCTCGGCCCGGACGACGTGTCCGCGTTGTGCGCGTCGTGCCACGAGCTGTCGCAGTCGGGCGCGCCGCTGGTGGTGGTCGGCGCCGGGCTGCCGCACGTGCCCGCGGTGCTGTCGGCGTCGAAGTCCTATTCGGAGCGGCTTTTCCGGTACGCCCGGATCGACCGGCTGGACCGGGAGGACGCCGACCGCGCGGTGCTCGCGCCGATCGACCGGGAAGAGGCCGGGATCGAGCCCGAGGCGCTGGACGCGCTCTTCGACGCCTCCGGCGGTTACCCGTACTTCATCCAGGCCTACGCGAAGGCGGCCTGGGACGCCGCGCCGGACGACCCGATCACGGTCAAGGACGTGCAGGTCGCGGCACCGGAGGCGGAGTCGGAGCTGGCCGTGGGCTTCTTCGGCTCGCGGTACGAGCGCGCGACACCCGCCGAACGCGAGTACCTGCTCGCGATGGCCGAGCTGACGCAGGGCCGCGACGAGGCGGCGAGCACCTCGGATGTGGCCGTCTACCTGGGGCGGAAGCCGTCCAGCCTGTCACCGGCGCGGGACAGCCTGATGAAGAAGGGCCTGGTCTACTCCGCGGAACGCGGGCGCATCGCGTTCACCGTGCCGCACTTCGGCCACTACCTGCTCAGCCGCATCGACGACTGA
- a CDS encoding bifunctional helix-turn-helix transcriptional regulator/GNAT family N-acetyltransferase, which yields MVDLGKGVCCGGQVSRVQRVRAFNRLYTRVIGVLNEGPVDAEYSLSESRVLFELARREWTEVGELRRVLGLDAGYASRLLGRLGERGLLVRERSAEDARRQVVRLTDRGREVFAVLDQRSSAQIGELLARFGEDEQRELLDAMATITRIVGGEHDPTVVLRAPRAGDLGWVVHRHGAVYTQEHGWNDGFEALVARIVADYLAHRDPVREAAWIAELNGERVGSIMCARGQDEQTAKLRLLLVEPSARGHGVGARLVAECVSFAKSVGYTTMELWTVSLLASARRIYQAAGFELVDEQPNSDFGPVLTGQTWRLKW from the coding sequence ATGGTTGACTTAGGCAAGGGTGTTTGTTGTGGTGGGCAAGTGAGTAGGGTGCAGCGGGTTCGGGCGTTCAACAGGTTGTATACGCGCGTGATCGGGGTGCTGAACGAAGGGCCGGTGGACGCGGAGTACTCGCTGAGCGAGTCCCGGGTGTTGTTCGAGCTGGCTCGGCGTGAGTGGACTGAGGTCGGCGAGCTGCGCCGCGTGCTGGGGTTGGACGCGGGGTATGCGAGCAGGCTGCTGGGGCGGCTGGGCGAGCGCGGGCTGCTGGTGCGCGAGCGGAGTGCCGAGGACGCCCGCCGTCAGGTGGTCCGGCTGACCGACCGCGGCCGCGAGGTTTTTGCGGTGCTCGACCAGCGCAGTTCCGCGCAGATCGGTGAGCTGCTCGCGCGGTTCGGCGAGGACGAGCAGCGCGAACTGCTCGACGCGATGGCCACCATCACCAGGATCGTCGGCGGCGAGCACGACCCGACCGTGGTGCTGCGCGCGCCCCGCGCCGGGGACCTCGGCTGGGTGGTGCACCGCCACGGCGCGGTCTACACCCAGGAACACGGCTGGAACGACGGCTTCGAGGCGCTGGTCGCCCGGATCGTCGCGGACTACCTGGCCCATCGCGACCCGGTGCGCGAGGCCGCCTGGATCGCCGAGCTGAACGGCGAGCGCGTCGGGTCGATCATGTGCGCCCGCGGCCAGGACGAGCAGACCGCCAAGCTGCGCCTGCTCCTGGTGGAGCCGAGCGCGCGCGGGCACGGCGTCGGTGCGCGGCTGGTCGCCGAATGCGTGTCGTTCGCGAAGTCGGTCGGATACACCACGATGGAGCTGTGGACGGTCAGCCTGCTCGCCTCGGCCCGCCGGATCTACCAGGCGGCCGGGTTCGAGCTGGTCGACGAGCAGCCGAACAGCGATTTCGGGCCCGTGCTGACCGGCCAGACCTGGCGGCTGAAGTGGTAA